GCCGACCAGGTCCCCCAAGTGGTGAATCGCATCGACATCGGCGCGGCGGTCGATGTCCGCGAGCACGGCGTCGAGTGCCTCGATGTTGCCGTGGATGTCGGAGATGAGTGCGTAGCGCATTGCGGTCCTAGCGGGTGAGGGTTGGTGCAACCGCCGGTCTCTTGGCAGCCGCGTCCTCGGCGAAGAACCGCCGGCGCGCCCAGAGCGAGGCATAGACGAGCCCGACGAGGGCGGGAACCTCGATCAAAGGCCCCACCACGGCAGCGAGCGCCTCGCCGGAGCCAATGCCGAAGGTCGCCACGGCGACGGCGATGGCCAGCTCGAAGTTGTTCCCCGCCGCGGTGAAGCTGAGCGATGCGGTGCTCTCGTAGTCGAACCCCAGGCGCCGCGAGAACCAGAACGCGAAGCCGAACATCAGGCCGAAGTAGACGAGTAGCGGCAGGGCGATCCGGAGCACGTCGAGCGGCAGCTCGAGGATCCGATGCCCCTGCATCGCGAACATCAGCACGATGGTGTAGAGGAGCCCGAGGAGAGCGGTCGGCCCGAACTTCGGCATGAAGGTGCCTTCGTACCACGCGAGTCCCTTCGACCGGACCAGGGCCTTCCGCGTGAGGTAGCCCGCGACGAGCGGCACGCCGAGGAAGATCCCCACGCTCCGCGCGATCTCACCCATCGACACGTCGAGGGCCGCTGCATCGGCGCCGAGCCAGCCGGGAACGACCGTGAGGAAGAGCCAGCCCAGCACGGAGTAGGTGAGAATCTGGAAGACGGAGTTGAGCGCCACGAGGACCGCGGCCAGCTCCCCTGACCCGCAGGCGAGGGAGTTCCAGATCAGCACCATCGCGATGCAGCGCGCGAGGCCGATCAGCACGAGCCCGTTCCGGTACTCCGGCAGGTCCGGGAGGAAGAGCCAGGCGAGGCCGAGCATCAGGAGCGGACCCACGACCCAGTTGAGCACGAGCGAGGTGCCGAGGAGCTTCGTGTCGCGCGCATGCCGCCCGATGGTCTCGTAGCGCACCTTCGCGAGCACGGGATACATCATCCACAAGAGCCCGACGGCGATGGGTACGGAGACGCCGGCCACCTGCACGCGATCGAGCGCTGTGCCGAGGTCGGGATAGATGCGACCGAGCAGCAACCCGAGGCCCATCGCTGCGAAGATCCAGAGCGGGAGTAAGCGGTCGAGCGTCGAGAGGCGGCGAAGGACCGGCGCCTCCGCCTCCCCAGGCGAGCCGTCGTAGCGTGGCGGCGCCGCGGTCACGTGTGTCACGCCGCCTCCGTCGAGGTCCTGCACGCCCGCACCATCACGGTGGCAGACGCCGGGCACGCGCTCCGGAACTCCGCGGTCGCGCGCACGTCTTCCGGGGCCTGGTCTCGCGTGATCTGCGTGAAGCCGAAGCTCGGGAAGTACCGGTCGGCCGTCGTCGTCAGCAGGTAGAGTGCATGAATGCCGCGCGCCTCTGCGTCCGAGATCACGCGCGTGACCAGCGCACGGCCGACGCCGTGCGAGCGCCACTCCTGGCGCACCGCGACCGAGCGGAGCAAGGCGTTGTCGCAGCACACCTCAAGGCCCGCGACGCCGATGACGGCGCCATCCACCTCGGCGAGGACGAAGGTCGGAAGCGCCTCTGCGACGCCGTCCAGCGGGAGGCTACTCGCGGTCAAGAGTTCGCTCACGGCGGGCAGGTCCGCAGACGCGGCCGCGCGGAGGTGCGGCACGCTGTCGGAGATGATGTTCGGTGTCATGAGAGGGTGCCCTGGTTCAGCAGCAGTCAGTGCCTGGCGTGCAGCACGCGCCACCGGCAGCAGTTCCAAGTGAGGCGAGGGAGCGCAGCGGTTTCTGCGTGCGTGCCGGCGCGCCCGGCTTCGTCGCCCGCACGAAGCCGCTCATGACCTTCCCGTCGACTTCGTCGGCGAGTGCCGGGTCGAGTCCCGTCCCCGCGAGCAGCGCAGACGCATCATCGCGCGAGTAGACGCGGGTCGGCTCGATGCTCGGGTGCTCGAAGCCGACTTCCGTAAGCAGGTCGGTGAACTCCTGCTCCTCGAGCGCACCGGCGACGCAGCCGGTCCACAGCGCCATGTTCTCCGTCACCGCCTCGGGCAGCCCCGCGCGGGTGATGACGTCACTCACCGCGAAGCGGCCGCCGGGCTTGAGGACGCGGAACGCCTCCTTCAATACCTGGCGCTTGTCGCCGGAGAGGTTGATCACGCAGTTGGAGATGATCACGTCCACGGTATTGGATGGAAGCGGGATCGCCTCGATGTGCCCCTTCAGGAACTCGACGTTCGTGGCGCCGGCCTTCGCCTTGTTCTCGAGCGCGAGCGCGAGCATCTCGTCGGTCATGTCGAGGCCGTACGCCTTGCCGGTGGGGCCGACGCGCTTGGCCGAGAGCAGGACGTCGATGCCGCCGCCGGAGCCGAGGTCGAGGACCACCTCCCCTTCGTGCAGCTCAGCGAGCGCCGTGGGGTTGCCGCAGCCAAGCGAGGCGAGGATCGCCTCGGCGGGGAGCCCCGCCGTCTCGCCGGCCTCGTACAGGTCGGCGGTGATCGGATCCCACGACTCGCTCGTCGAGCCGCAGCAGCCGCTGGACTCGGTCGCCGGTCCGCAGCACGAGGCGGCCCCCGCTCCCGCGGCGACCGCCTTCGCCGTCGCGCCGTAGCGCGCCTGCACCGTCGCGCGGATCTCCTCCAGCGTGGTCGGGACCTTCGTCGGGGCCTGCGAATCGGTGCTCATGGTCAGCCTCGTCAGTGGCAGAGTATCAAGAAACGTTGATGTATCGGGGACAAAAAAAATCGGCGTTGCCGGTCACCCGCAACACTTCGCGGCCCGGATGGGCAGCGCGCCCGTTCGGGGCTGCATCCCGACCGCCAGGTCATGGACCTCGGCCAGGGCCTCCGGCACGATGCTGTAGTACGACCACCGTCCCTCCTTCCGGTCCGTCACGAGGCCGGCCTCGCGGAGCACCCGCAGGTGGAACGAGAGGCGGGACTGGGCTGCGTCCAGCTCGTCCTGCAGGTCGCACACACACCGCTCCCCGTCCCGCAGCATCTCGAGGATCGAGAGGCGCGTGGCGTCGGACAGCGCGTGGAAGAGCGTCACGGCGCGGTCGAGATCGGTGGACGGTCGAGTCGCGGTGGTCACGCCTGAACGATACATCAACTAATGTTGCTGTGTCAATGAGAGGGGCCGACTCCGCTGTCCACTCCAAGAGGCGGCCTGGCCATGCCGCTCCCCCCCTTCAGAAGTGAGGGGGAGCAATCGGCCTAATCCGTTGCTTTTCTTACGGTTCGCGCCCCGGTCGCGAGAGGGATCTCAAAACGGGTATACCGGCACATCTCCCAGGAGGTGTGTCCATGGAACGTGAAGTTCGCGCGGGCACTACCGCACGACTCACCGTACCGGCCACGCGAGCCGCTGTCGGGGAAGGACGCCCGGGCCCTGGCGCGGGGCATCCTGGCGATGTCGCAAGAGGAATTCAGCCGCGCCTTCAAGGGCTCGCCGATGAAGCGAGCGAAGCTGCGCGGGCTCGCCCGTAACGCCGCCGTCGCCCTGGGCAACACCGGCACGCCGGAGGATGTCGACGTGCTCACACGCGCGCGCGACGCCGAGGACCCGCTCGTCCGCGAGCACGCCACCTGGGCGCTCCCACGCATCGCGCACCCACATGCGGCGCGCGGCGGCGGGGACGCCTAACGCACCCCGCCGGACCTCGCCCGACCCGTGAGGGCGTCGTACACCACCACACCGCCGACGATGGTCAGGACGCTCGTCGTCCCGGGCAGCTCCGCCGGGGGCGTAGCGAAGATGTCGCGCGAGAGCACGGCCAGGTCTGCCAGCATCCCCAGCGCGAGCGTGCCCTTCACGCGCTCCGCGTGCTCGGCGTACGCGCTGCCGCGCGTGTACGCGGCCACGGCCTGCTCCATCGTGAGCCCTTCTCGCGGATTGTCGGGATGTGTCACCGCGAACTGCAGGTTGAGGAACGGGGCGAGCGCGTCCGCCATGTTCTGGATCGACGTGATGCCGTGGCGCAGGGCGTGGGCCGCATGTCGCCGGAAGGCGGCGACGAGGACGCTGTCCGGCTGCCGCGACCGCAGCGCGCGGGCCGCGTTCCAGGCGGCGTACTCGTGCAGCAAACCGGTGAGACGCCCCTGGCCACGCCCCGGGTACGGTGCGCCCTCGCGCTCGTAAAAGCCGCCGACCGGATCCGGCGCGTCATCGCTGATGTCGAGCGCTCGGAGGCCCGCGCTGTTCACGACGACGCCATGCCCGGTGTTTGCAGCCAGCCAGACAGGGTGCGCGCGTGCGACGGAGTCGAGCGCGGCGCGGCGGGCACGCGGATCGTCCAGGATCGCCGCGTCGATCCCGGTCCGGAGCCACGTCCCGGGAGGGGTCCGACGCACGAGCGCCGCGAGCGAATCGAGGACCTGCTCGAGCGGAGGATCGGGAACGGGGACGTCACTCGTCTGGAACGCCACGCCGGGGAGTGGAGCGCCGAGATGAACGTGGGCGTCGTTGAAGCCGGGCACGACGACGCGCCCGTCCAGCGCGATTCGCCGGCTGCGCGCTCCGGCCATGGCGCCGACCGACGCGCTCGTGCCTACTGCGGCGATCTTGTCCCCGCGAATCGCCACCGCTTCCGCCCACGGCTGGCGCGGATCGCCGGTGAAGACACGGCCACCCATGAGTACGAGATCCGGGGGCGCCGGCTCGTGCGTGCGTCGTGCGCTGGCGGCGGCGAGCAGCAGCAGAAGTGCGGCGAGCCCCCCGAGCGCGGCAGACCACCGGCGCGTCACGCCGGCGCGCCCTGAGCCATCCGGACGCCGGCCCGGCCGCGGAGGTAGTGACGCGGTGAGTGAGAGGCGTCCGACACGTGCCGGCCCGGACTCCGGGGACGGAAGCCAGGCGACCCGGGACGCGGACTGGCGGCCGCTCGACACCGCCAGGGCGACGAGTCCGAGTCCGGCGAGCCGATGTGCAGGGAGGGCGGCTGCGTTGCGTGTTTGGACGAGTATCGGACCATCGGGGCGGAGGATCGCCACCGACGGCGGCTCGCGCAAGTCGCTCGCGGCGGCCTCGGCGCTGGGTCGGCCGGCGACAGGCATCGTTGCAGCTGTCGTTCCACGCCGGGAGAACGACGGCACCGGCACGATGCATCATCTTCCCGGCGCAAGCAGTGGCCGCCGCTACGTCGCCGCTACATCGCCGCTACATCGCTCACGGCCACATCGCCGCTCCCCGACGCGTTCGCCCACCTGTCCCGAGCGCCATCGGGAAGTGGTTCAACCGATCCGCCCCAGCTCCTCCAACAGCGGGCACTCCCCCATCGGTCCCTTCCCGCCACGGCAGCGCCCCGCCAGGTGCACGAGCGCGTGCCGGATCTGCTCCAGGTCGCGCAGCTTCCCCTCGACCTCGGTGATCTTGGCTTCCGCCCGCGCCTTCACGTCGGCGGCCGTCTTTCCCGGGTCCAGTCGCAGGGCCAGCAGTTCGGCGATCTCCGCCAGGGTGAAGCCCAGCTCCTGCGCGCGCTTGATGAAGCGCAACCGATCCAGCGTACCCTCGGAGTACTCGCGATAGCCGTCGGCGTGGCGGCGGGGGTCATGCAGCAGCCCCCGCCGCTCGTAGTACCGCACCGTCTGCACGTTCACGCCCGCTCGCCGAGCCAGCTCGCCGATCCGCATCGCCGCCATGCGCGCTCCATCCTTCGGGGATCGCCACATGATCACCACCTGTGGCGGAACGCGCCATCGGCGTTTCGGCGACGACACCTAGGGCTTCTTCGGAGGGTGCGACGTGTGCGCGTCACCGTGTGCCGCCGCACCGTGCGCAGCGGCACCGTGTGCATCCTCGTGCCCCTCGCCCGCCGCCAGCGAGTACAGCTGCTCCGCGTAGTGGAGGAGCGGGACGTAGGCCGCGACGAAGGCCCGCCCGGCTTCCACGTCCTGCGGTGCGAATCGCTTCGCCGCCGTCGCCCGGTCGAACCGCGCCCGCAACCCGTCGCGCACGGCATGAATGAGCACCGACTCGAGCTGCTCGACCGAACCCGCTGCCAGCGCGCGGTCGGCGGCCGGGATCACCGGGCCATGATCGATCCCGGCCGGCTTGAGCCCCGTGTACGGCTCACCCTCGCCGGCACGGTGCAGTCGCACGAGCGTCTCGAAGAAGAAGTGGTCCGCCAGCAGCCGGGCCTCGCCTCCCAGCTTGCGGACGGCGAGCGTGTGCTCGAAGGCGCGCCGGATCTCTCCATCGTCCTGCGGGCGCACCCAGATCAGGACCCGCTCGACGGAACCGCTTTCCAGCGCCCCGCGCGCGGCAGTCACCACGGGACCGTCCATCGTGTCGCAGTGCGCCAACGCATTGCGGGGAGCGAGCGCGACGAGCGCGAGTGCGACTCCCCCGATCGCTGCGGTGCGTCGCCAGCCATTCGTATGCATGTCTTCATCCCTCGGATTACCGGTTCGTCGGGACGTTACACCCTATACCATGGTAGAGGGTCAAGGGGGGCGCCCGGAAACCGTCCGTCGCAACCGCCGCCGCTCCTCCCACATCGCCATCACCAGCGCCCGTGCCATCAGGCGCTCGGGCGAGCCGCCGCTGAAGGCACCGGCCACCGCGCGCAGCATCCCCGGGGTGAAGCGAGTCCCCGGAGCGATGGCGAAGATGGGCTCCCACAGCGTCGGCTGCAGGCTCGCCTTGAACGCCTCGAGGCCCGCGAAGTTGTAGAATCGCCGTCCGTGCGCCCGCACCCAGTGCAGCGCGCCGCGCAACCATGCCGGCTGCCCCTGGAACGTCACGCCCGCATGCTCGGCCAGCGGGGCGAGGCCGAGCGTGACGTACCGGGCTCCATCGAGCGCGAAGGCGCGCATCGCCGCATCCACCATCAGGTGCGTCGTCCCATTAGGCGCTTCGGGGCGCCGCGGCCATTGCTCCACCAGCCACCCCTGGCGCGCCGGGACCGGCGTCGCGACGAGGAAGGCGACGACCGACGCACCTCGCGACGCGACGAAGATCCGGCGATCGTCGAGGGTGTCGAGCAGGTCGGGCGACACGAGGAAGCCGAGTGGGGGGAGGCCACGCGTCTCGAGCCACGCCGCCAGCACGTCGCGCAGCGCGCCCGACGCCCGCGCGCGTGACGGGGACCACTCGTCGACCCGCACGTCCTTGTTGCGCGCTCGATGGAGCTGGGCTCGCAGCGACCGCTTGCCCCGGACGATCGCCGCCCACCCGGCGGGATCCCACACGGGCTGGGCGCCCAGCTGCACCATGGAGCGGTTGCCACTGGCGGCGTAGTGGTGTTCCAGTCGCGACCCGGCGCCGAAGAAGAGGACACGATCGCCGCGCGAGCGCGCCGTCGCCTCGAGCTCCATCGCCACGTGCGGCAGCCGCTCGGGCGTGCAGACGGGGGCCCCCGCCACCACCCATACGCCGGCGAACGCAACGTACCCGGCCACCGCATCGCGCTCCCGCGAGAACCAGTGACGCATGCCGGGGTTGAGGATCTGGTACGCGACGGCGTTCCACCCGTGACGCAGCACGATCTCGCGCGCCTCGCCCCAGCCGGCGTCACCCACCCACGTCACCCACCCGAGGGCGCGCCCCGCTCCCGCCGCCACGGAAAGCGCCGTGCCCGGTGCGCCCGATGCGCCGCCTCGAGCCGCGGTGCGTGCGCCGTCAGCAGGTCGCTTCGCGAGATGATCCCCACCACCTGGCGCCTCGCCTCGCGACGGACGACGGGGAGGCGTCCCACCCGCTCCAGCACCATCTGGTCGGCCGCATCGCGCAGCGTGCTGTCCTCGTAGACGACCACCGGCGACCGCCGGATCACCGCGCGCACGCACTGCGCGTCGTCGTGCGAGGGATCGAGCAGGTCGCGGCGCGTCACGACTCCCACCAGCTGCAACTCGTCGTCGAGCACCGGGAACCCCTGGTGCGTCGCCCCGCCCGCCCCGCCCGCGAGCCATTGGCGAACGCTGGCCAGCTCGTCGTCTGCGCGCAGCGTCACGACGTCGCGGGGGGCCACGTCGCGCACGACCACGTGCGCCAGGTGATCGGCCGCGTACTCCGATCGCACCATCGTCCCCCGCCGCGCCAGCTTCTCGGTCATGATGGAGTTCCGGCTCAGCAGGAGCGACACCAGCCACGACGCCGCGCACCCCGACAGGAGCGGGAGGAGCCCCATGGGCTGGCGCGTGGTCTCGAAGGCGAAGACGATGGAGGCGAGGAGGGCATGCGACGCCCCGGCGAAGATGGCCGCCATCCCCACGAGCCCCGCGACGCGCGGGTCGACACCGAGTCCCGGCGCGATGCGCGCGAGGTGCGCCCCGAGCCAGGCTCCCAGCCCGCCGCCGATGGTGAACAGCGGCGCCAGCGTCCCGCCGGAAGTCCCGCTCCCCAGGTAGATGGCCCACGACACGAACTTGAGTACGACCAGCACGATCAACGCACGCCCGACGATGCTCCCGTCCAGGGCGCCGGTGATGTTGTCGTAGCCCACGCCCAGCGTGCGCGGCTCGATGAGCCCGACCCCGCCGACCACGACGGCGCCGATGGCCGGCCACCACATCCAGTGAATGCCGAATCGGTGGCCCAGGCGCTCGAAGGCATCCTCGATGGCGTAGGTGCCGCGCGTGATCGCGGCGGCCAGGATGCCGATGGCCACGCCGAGGGCCGTATAGACGCCCAGCGCGACCATCCCGGGCTGCGCCACCGTCGGCATCCCGAACACCGGTTGCGTCCCCTGGAAGACGGCGCGGACGCCGGTGGCCACCGCCGCGGCAATGGCCACGGGGATCAGCGACCGCGGACGGTACTCGAAGAGCAGGAGCTCCACCGCCAGCAGCACCGCGCTCACCGGGCTGCCGAAGGTTGCCGCCATCCCGGCGGCCGCGCCGGCGGCCAGGAGCGTCTTGCGCTCGTCGCTCGTGACGCGCAGGAACTGTCCCGCGAGCGAGCCGAGCGCTCCGCCAGTTGCAATGATCGGCCCCTCGGCCCCGAACGGCCCCCCCGTCCCGATCGCGATGGCGGCCGAGAGCGGCTTGAGCACCAGTACTCGTGCCGGGATGCGGCTCTCGCCGAACAGCACCCTCTCCATCACCTCGGGGATCCCGTGCCCGCGGATGGCTGCCGAACCGTAGCGCGCCATGATGCCCACCAGGATCGCCCCGACGACGGGGGTCAGCAGCACCACGGCGGGGCCCGGATGTCCGCTGGCCGGCGCGACCAGCGAGGTGGCGACACGGCCATGGAACACGAGGTTGGTCACCAGGCCGATCAGCGCGGTGAGCAGCTGCGCGGCCAGCGCGGCGGCCGCGGCCAGGATGATGGCGAGACCGACGAGGAGGATCGTCCGGGCGTCGACGGGTTCGTACTCGCGCGGGGCGCGCACGGACGGCTGCCCCACGGGGGTCGCGCCGTTCACGTCGTCGCCCTCGGCCGCTTCGCCGCGCCCGCCGCGGCACGCTGCGCTCGCCCTCCCTCGAAGAACATCGTCGCGGGGAGCTCGGCCAGGCCAGCGGCGACGAGCCACGTGTCGAGGGCGTTGGCCAGGGCGCGCCGCCGCGCGGCCGGGATCGCACCCAGGGCGCTCGCCAACGCCTCCTGCGCCGTCGGGGGGATGGTGCGGATCGCACGCCGCCCGGCCTCGGTCGCGGTGAGCGTCGTCTGCCGCGCGTCAGACGCGCCGGGGCGTCGCGCGACCAGCCCGCGCGCGACCAGGCGCGCGACGACCTCGGAAACGGCGCTCTGCCCGGTGAAGGTGCGCGCCGCGAGCTCGCCGATGGTGAGCCCCGGGGCGGCGTGCACCTGGCGCAGGACGAAGGCCTGCGCGCCACTGACCCCCCCGCGCGTGTCTCCCCCGCGCGTGTCTCCCCCGCGCGCACCCCCTCCGCGCCTGGCCGTCCCGCGCGCACCGGCGCTGAGTGCGCGCACGATGCGGCGCAGGGCGTCCATCACGCGGCGGGAGTCGTCGTCGCTTTCCGGTCGAGGCGCCGGGCGGCGCGGGTTGCGAGTGGTCGGCATCCCGGCAATTTACATCGGTACCGATGTAATTGCAGCGGGGACGGCCGGCACGCGTCCCCCGTCCTTACCCCCGCGGCGCCAGGAGCGCCTCGAACGCCCCCACCCCTCGCACGCTGCGAAAGTGCGGGTCGGCATGGATGAACGGCTCGTACGGCAGCCCCGTGGCGAAGGCACGGCGCAGCAGCCGCACCGCCGCGTCGGCGTCGCCGCGCAACGCCGCCATTGCGGCGCGCCAGTACTGCGCGCTCCCGAACAGGTGCGGTCCTCGCTCGCGCTCGAGCCGCGCGTCGATGCGCGCGGCCTCGTCCTCGTCGCCACGCCGGATCGCGATCACCCCCAGGTAGCCGTGGTCGAGGTGCCCCTGAAGGTGCGGGTGGTGAATCGCGCCGCAGTCGGCCACGCGAACGCGATCGCCCGCCAGGTGCGCGAACGCGAGCCGCGCCCCCGCCCAGTCGCCCACCTCGTAACGGGCGCGCGCAATCGCGCGCGCCACGGCGGGTTGCTCGCGCGCCTCGCCAGGGAGCTCCTCGAACCAGGCGAGCGACTCCCGCAGCAGCGTCTCGGCGACCGCGCGACCCGACCCGTGCGCGAGGAGCTCGTGCGCGGCTTCACGCATGAGCGTCCCGGGGCTCGGCTCCTCGCGCGAGGGCATCGCCAGCCGATCCTCGACGCACGCCAGCACCCCCGCCTCGTCTCCCAGCGCCGCGCGCGCGTGGAGCTCCAGCCGCAAGGCGATCGGCGCTTCCGGATGCAGCGCGCGCGCCCGGCGCGCCACCTCCAGCTCGCGGGTGTGCTCGCCCAGCATGTGCAGCGCCTGCGCCATGACGACCCAGTAGAAGACCCACCCGCGCATCTCGCCGCGCGAGGGATCGATCGCCGCCAGCAGCTGCAACGCCTCGCGCGGACGGTTGCGCCGCCGCGCTTCCTCGGCCACCTGGAAGCTCGCGATCGAACCGGGCGCCATGGCGGCCTGCCGGCGCACCGCCTCGTACGCCGCCCCCCAGTCGCCGGCCAGCCAGGCGCGCACCATGTCGAGCAACGCGCGCTCGAACGGTCCAGCGGCAACCACGAGCGGTTGCGCACGCGCCACCACTCCCTCGGCCCGTTCCAGCTCGCCGAGGTTCCAGTGCGCGATGGCAGACACGAGCAGCGGGAGAGCGTAGGCGGCATCGCTCGTCGTCGCCCGGCCCAGGTGCTCCAGCGCGCCGCGCCAGTCCGCGCTCACGAAGCGGGCCATCCCTTCCACGTACGCGCTGTGCGCCTCGTACGACCGGGCGCGCCCAGCCGCGCGCACGTGCAGCACCCGCGCCTCGAGCTCACGCGCCAGGTGCGTCCGCGCCTCGTCGCGCAGCGCTTCCACGGCGGGGAGCGGGGCGGCAACCGGCGCCCGCGCCGGCCCGAGGGCGCGAAGCACCTCGCCGGTGCGCGCGTTCCTGATCCACCCCTGTGCCACCACCTCGCTCCCCGCCGCATAGTACGCCCCACTCACGACCGTCCCGGCCCCCGTCTCCTCCGCGGCCAGCCGCGTCCACTCGGTGGCGGGCGCATGCGCCGCCACGGCATCGACGTGGCGCGCCGTGGCCAGCGCCCCCGTGAACGGGACCACCCGCACCCCTTCCAGCTGCAACAATCCCTCGGCGATGGCGTCGGCCATCAGGCGGCCGAACGGCTCGAGGGCCGCATCGCCCGTCTCGTTCCGGAAGACGGTGACGAGGACGCGCCGGACATCGAGCGGCGGCGCACCGGATGCCGACGTCGCCCCTCCGCGCAGCGCCGAAACCGCCGACACGGTCTCGGCGGCCGGCTCCAGGCCGTACTGCTCCCGCAGGCGGCGCACGAAGGCGTCATACACGCCAATGGCGGCGGCACGATCGCCCGCACGCTCCAGCAGCGCGACCAGCCGGCGCAGCGAAGGCTCGTCGTCAGGTGCAATGGACAGCACTCGGCGGCTCCACGCCATCGCCCCGGCATCGTCCCCCGCCTCCGCCGCCGCATCGCGCAGGGCCCGGGCAGCCGATGCCGCCAGTCCGCGCAGCTGGCTGCGGCGCTCCTCGGCCCAGCGCTCGAACGCCGGGGCCCCCTCGATGTGGAAGCCGGGGAGGAAGTCGCCATGATAGAGCTCGAGCGCTCCCGCGAGGTCGCCACTCGCCGCGCGACGCTCGAAGTCGACGGCGTCGCACGTCACGCCGCCCTCATGCACGGTTACCTCCTCGCCCCTCCCCGTCACCACCCCGGCGCCAACCGTCCGGCGCAGCTGATACACGGCCTGGCGCAGCGAACTGCGCGCACGCTCGGCGTCCGAGTCGGGCCAGAACGTCGCGACCAGGGAGTCACGCCGAGGGGAGCGCCCCGCCCCACCCATGACGAGGTACACCAGCAGCGCCAGTGGCTTGGGCCGAACCAGCAGTCCATCGAGCGGGACGCCGTCGCCCCCGGCCGCATCGATCGCCCCCAGCGTCCGGAGTGCGATGCCTGCCGGCGCGCGAGGCGCACGCGATGACGCTCGATTCACGACGCGCTCACGCCCGGCCACCAGTTTCGTCGCACGTCATGTCGTGTACCCCTCCCGAAGCGCCTCGAGTGGCGGGCATCGCCGATGCCCGCGAGCCATGAGGGCGGGAGGTTGCACCGGCGCGACAGGC
The genomic region above belongs to Gemmatimonadetes bacterium SCN 70-22 and contains:
- a CDS encoding arsenical-resistance protein, which codes for MTAAPPRYDGSPGEAEAPVLRRLSTLDRLLPLWIFAAMGLGLLLGRIYPDLGTALDRVQVAGVSVPIAVGLLWMMYPVLAKVRYETIGRHARDTKLLGTSLVLNWVVGPLLMLGLAWLFLPDLPEYRNGLVLIGLARCIAMVLIWNSLACGSGELAAVLVALNSVFQILTYSVLGWLFLTVVPGWLGADAAALDVSMGEIARSVGIFLGVPLVAGYLTRKALVRSKGLAWYEGTFMPKFGPTALLGLLYTIVLMFAMQGHRILELPLDVLRIALPLLVYFGLMFGFAFWFSRRLGFDYESTASLSFTAAGNNFELAIAVAVATFGIGSGEALAAVVGPLIEVPALVGLVYASLWARRRFFAEDAAAKRPAVAPTLTR
- a CDS encoding arsenite S-adenosylmethyltransferase; this translates as MSTDSQAPTKVPTTLEEIRATVQARYGATAKAVAAGAGAASCCGPATESSGCCGSTSESWDPITADLYEAGETAGLPAEAILASLGCGNPTALAELHEGEVVLDLGSGGGIDVLLSAKRVGPTGKAYGLDMTDEMLALALENKAKAGATNVEFLKGHIEAIPLPSNTVDVIISNCVINLSGDKRQVLKEAFRVLKPGGRFAVSDVITRAGLPEAVTENMALWTGCVAGALEEQEFTDLLTEVGFEHPSIEPTRVYSRDDASALLAGTGLDPALADEVDGKVMSGFVRATKPGAPARTQKPLRSLASLGTAAGGACCTPGTDCC
- a CDS encoding transcriptional regulator, with product MYRSGVTTATRPSTDLDRAVTLFHALSDATRLSILEMLRDGERCVCDLQDELDAAQSRLSFHLRVLREAGLVTDRKEGRWSYYSIVPEALAEVHDLAVGMQPRTGALPIRAAKCCG
- a CDS encoding chloride channel protein, which translates into the protein MGQPSVRAPREYEPVDARTILLVGLAIILAAAAALAAQLLTALIGLVTNLVFHGRVATSLVAPASGHPGPAVVLLTPVVGAILVGIMARYGSAAIRGHGIPEVMERVLFGESRIPARVLVLKPLSAAIAIGTGGPFGAEGPIIATGGALGSLAGQFLRVTSDERKTLLAAGAAAGMAATFGSPVSAVLLAVELLLFEYRPRSLIPVAIAAAVATGVRAVFQGTQPVFGMPTVAQPGMVALGVYTALGVAIGILAAAITRGTYAIEDAFERLGHRFGIHWMWWPAIGAVVVGGVGLIEPRTLGVGYDNITGALDGSIVGRALIVLVVLKFVSWAIYLGSGTSGGTLAPLFTIGGGLGAWLGAHLARIAPGLGVDPRVAGLVGMAAIFAGASHALLASIVFAFETTRQPMGLLPLLSGCAASWLVSLLLSRNSIMTEKLARRGTMVRSEYAADHLAHVVVRDVAPRDVVTLRADDELASVRQWLAGGAGGATHQGFPVLDDELQLVGVVTRRDLLDPSHDDAQCVRAVIRRSPVVVYEDSTLRDAADQMVLERVGRLPVVRREARRQVVGIISRSDLLTAHAPRLEAAHRAHRARRFPWRRERGAPSGG